DNA sequence from the Hoylesella buccalis ATCC 35310 genome:
ACCGACGACACCATCTGTACGGTGGCCATAGCCGATGCCATACTCCGGATGCGCCCTTATCAAGAGTCGCTCCTCGACTGGTGTCACCGCTATCCCAACCCCATGAACGGGTATGGCAACATGTATCAAACTTGGCTACAAGAGAAGAACCCACTCCCACAAAGTTCGTTTGGCAATGGCGCAGCCATGCGCGTTAGTCCGATAGGATGGCTCTTCGACGACTTTCACGACGTGCTTCGCGAAAGCAAACGCTGCACCGAGGTAAGCCATTGCCACAGCGAAGGCATCAGGGGAGCGCAGTGCATCGCCACGCTGGTGTATTGGCTACGCACCTGTCGCATCACGAAAGACGAAATAGAAAGCGCCGTCAAAAGCAAATTCGGGTATGACATTCCACCCTTGAAAGACATCTACAGAATAGGCAGTCAGGGACACT
Encoded proteins:
- a CDS encoding ADP-ribosylglycohydrolase family protein; this translates as MLGAIIGDIVGSPYEFEQSAPKAGFTLFAEECSYTDDTICTVAIADAILRMRPYQESLLDWCHRYPNPMNGYGNMYQTWLQEKNPLPQSSFGNGAAMRVSPIGWLFDDFHDVLRESKRCTEVSHCHSEGIRGAQCIATLVYWLRTCRITKDEIESAVKSKFGYDIPPLKDIYRIGSQGHFDSTCQETVPWAIRCFLESESFEDAIRIAVGAGGDTDTKAAICGSIAEAYYEVPEELIEQAYEYLPSDMLRVIDRFYDHVGRRIDS